A genomic stretch from Candidatus Thermoplasmatota archaeon includes:
- the trxA gene encoding thioredoxin, with protein MTLSEGILEINDSNFEATVKSSAKLVVDCWAPWCGPCKMLAPTFAALAKDYNGKVAFAKLDTDESPKTAMALGIHSIPTLIFFKDGKQIDTLTGAHPRANIEAVLKKHF; from the coding sequence ATGACCTTGTCAGAAGGTATACTTGAGATAAACGACTCGAACTTCGAAGCCACCGTGAAGTCATCCGCAAAGTTGGTTGTAGATTGCTGGGCACCCTGGTGCGGCCCATGCAAGATGCTGGCGCCAACGTTCGCTGCGCTCGCGAAGGACTACAATGGAAAGGTGGCTTTTGCGAAGCTCGATACGGACGAGAGCCCGAAGACCGCGATGGCGCTCGGGATTCACAGCATCCCGACCCTGATATTCTTCAAGGACGGGAAACAGATCGATACACTGACCGGGGCTCACCCGAGGGCCAACATCGAGGCAGTGCTCAAGAAGCATTTCTAG